In the genome of Pontibacter actiniarum, the window GTCAAACTCCTCCAGACCGGTATTGTAAATCCCCTTCACGGTTAGCTTGCGGGCCCGCGGCGGATTCTGGATAAAGTAAAAGATGGCGTCATCCCCGACCTTCAGGTGCAGCTTGTTAGCTATTTTCTGGCTCAGTAGCACCTCTTTTGAGGAGGTGGAGTCGTTGAAGGAGATAAGCTCCCCTGCCTCCAGGTTGTGCTCCATTGCCTCCATGTCGTACTCCTCTTCCACGCCTTTCATCACCACGCCCAGCACTTCGTCCTCTGTCTTGATGATAGCCGTTTTCCGGGCAAAGGCCTGCACTTTCTTTATTCCCTGGATAGAGTCTGTGATGCCAATGTTGCGGCTGATGGGAGCTCCCTCATACGAGTTGTTGGTATCATACTTGCTGATTTGCAGGTGCGCCCCAAAGCTGAAAATCTTCTCGCGGATCTCGTTTCGGAAGCCTTCCAAGATGGCAAAAGACACAATCATGATAGCAATGCCTGCAGCTATGCTTATAATTGCTATTTTTGTAACCGACTGTGTAAAAGAGCCGGCCTGCACTTCTGATATTTTATCGGATATGTACCTGGAGATGTTCACTCGCCTTAAATCATATTTAACAGCCTTAAAGATAGGTATGAATTTTGACTTCTACCTCACAAACTATGACACACCCTTACCTACTTCTGTCCGCATCAATGCTGCTTACTTTCGGCAGCTGCACTTCTAAACAGGTAGCTACCACAGCGGCCGTACAACAGCAAGCCCCCGCACAGGAGGCGAAAGCCCTTAAAACGGGGGCTGAGCAACTGGAGTTGTACCTGCCACAGCTGCAGGGCAAGCGCGTTGGCCTGATCGTGAACCAGACCTCCACCATAGACGACACGCACCTGGTAGACACCCTCCTTAGCCGCGGCGTTGAGATCAAAACAATCTTTGCCCCGGAGCACGGCTTCCGCGGCGAGGCCGATGCCGGCGCCCACATCAAAGACGCCAAAGACTCTAAGACAGGGCTGCCGATCATCTCGCTCTACGGAAAAAACAAGAAGCCGCTGCCCGAGCAGGTAAAGGACCTGGATGTGCTGCTGTTTGATATACAGGATGTCGGCACCCGCTTCTACACCTATATCAGCACCATGCACTATGTGATGGAAGCCGCCGCAGAGCACGGCAAAGAGGTCGTGATTCTGGATCGCCCTAACCCGAACGGCCATTACGTAGACGGACCGGTACTGGACATGGATCAGCAGTCCTTTGTGGGCATGCACCCGATCCCGATCGTGCACGGCCTGACCGTTGGCGAGCTCGCGAAAATGATCAACGGCGAGAAGTGGCTGGAGGGGCAGCGCCAGGCAAAGCTAACGGTGATACCGATGGCCAACTATGACCACGACATGCCGTATGAGCTGCCTGTTAAGCCATCACCCAACTTACCAAACGCACAGGCTATCGCCCTGTACCCTTCCATCTGCTGGTTTGAGGGCACCGATGTTAGTGTTGGCCGCGGCACTCCCACGCCGTTCCAGCTTATCGGCAGCCCGTATTACCAGAAGAAGGATTTCAGCTTTACACCGGTTAGCACACCGGGTGCCACAAACCCGCCGCACAAGGATGTGGTTTGCTACGGAAAAGATTTAACAGATGTGGCCGTGGCAGACAAAGTAGACCTGGCCTACCTGCTGGAGATGTACAACAACTCCTCCAACAAGGACAAGTTCTTTAACAACTTCTTCGATCGCCTGGCCGGCACCACCAAGCTTCGCGAGCAGATCAAGGCTGGCAAGACCGAAGCCGAAATCAGGGCAAGCTGGGAGCCAGCCCTATCCAACTATAAGAAAACCCGTAAGCAGTACCTGCTTTACCCAGACTTTAGCTAAGTATGACCCAGGATTTACGCATCGTGTTTATGGGTACGCCGGATTTTGCCGTGCCTACCCTGCAGACACTCGTGGAACATAAGTATAATGTAGTAGCCGTGATTACCGCACCCGATAAACCGGCGGGGCGCGGCCAAAAACTCAACCAATCGCCGGTGAAGGAGTATGCTGTGGCACAGGGGATACCTGTGCTGCAGCCGACCAACCTCAAGTCAGAGGCTTTCCTGGAGGAGCTGCGCAGCTACAGGGCTAACCTACAGATCATCGTGGCTTTCCGGATGCTGCCGGAGGTGGTGTGGGCAATGCCTGCGCTTGGCTCTTTCAACATCCATGCCTCGCTGCTGCCGCAGTACCGCGGTGCCGCACCTATCAACTGGGCCATCATCAACGGGGAGCGGGAAACGGGCGTCACCTCCTTCTTCCTGAAACACGAGATTGACACCGGCGATTTGATCTATCAGGAGCGCGTACCTATCCTGGAGGAAGACGATTTCGGCTCGCTGTATGAGAAACTGAAGAACAAAGGCGCAGAGCTTGCGCTGCGCACGGTGCAGGCCATCGAGCGGAACGAGGTGCAGCCACAGCCGCAGGTTGTGAGTGCCGAGACAAAACACGCCCCCAAGATTTTCAAAGACACCTGCGAGATTTACTGGGACCAGCCAGCCGGGCAGGTACACAACTTTATCCGTGGCCTTAGCCCATACCCAGCCGCCTGGACCAGGCTAAACGGCAAGACCTTCAAAGTTTTTAAAGTAGAGACTCTGGAGGATGCGGCTTATACTTCAGCACCAGGCTCCATCCACACCGATAACAAGACGTTCCTGCACATCCAGACGGCAGCAGGCGCCATCGCTCTACTTGACCTGCAGATGGAAGGTAAAAAGCGCATGCCGGTTCAGGACCTGCTGCGGGGTTACAGCTTTGACGTATAACGCGTATGATCTCTATCGTAGTAGCCGCCGCCGAAAACAATGTGATCGGCAAGGACAATGACCTGATCTGGTACCTGCCCGCCGACCTGAAGCATTTCAAAAGCCTCACGATGGGGCACCCGATGCTCATGGGCCGTAAGACCTACGAGTCTATCGGGAAGCCGCTGCCGGGCCGCACATCCATCGTCATCACCTCCCAAAAAGATTACGAGGCAGCGGGGTGCATTGTGGTGCACTCGCTGGAGGAGGCTATAAAGAGAGGCCTGGAGCTCGACACGGACATGAGCGTTATCGGCGGAGCCAGGATATACAGTCAGGCACTCCCCTTTACCGATAAGGTGTTCCTGACACGGGTGCACGCCAGCTTCGACGGCGACGTGTATTTTCCGGAGCTGCCGGAAGACGAATGGCAGGTAGTGGAGCAGGAGCATCACGGGCCGGACGACAAGAACAAGTACAGCTATACTTTCCTGACGCTGGAAAGGAAGTAATACAAGTATAAAAAGAAAGTGCCGCTGATGAAGCGGCCCTTTCTTTTTATACTTGCGGCACTGGTTTAGCGCAGGATGTAGAGCTTACCATAGCCGTTTTTAAAGGCACCGTCGCCAAAGGTGTTGCGGTGCTTCATCTGCTCCTCTCCCTTGCTCATGATCACGCGGTAGAGGTAAACACCGTTAGCCAGTTTATCGCCATAGGTATCGGTTCCGTCCCAGGCATACTCTGTCTTGTTATTACCGATACGCAGCGGCCCCAGCTCCTCTTTCATGATTTCCTTCACCACTTTACCGGTTATGGTCAGGATCTGGATCTTCATGTGCTCGGGAATCGTGCTGCCCGTGATGGTAAAAATAAAGTTTGTCTTCGTGGAGAACGGGTTCGGGAACGGGTAGAAGTTCGACACGCTTGCCTCACTGATCACCTCAAACCCGATGCGGTACGGCGACACGCCTGACTCCTTGCCTGCCGCATCCCTGGCACGAACCTCCATTTTGTAGATGCCGTCCATCAGTTTGGCCGGTTTGTACTCCAGCTTAAAGTCCGCGGCTTCCGTAGCGGGCGCATAGGTTACCTCCGGGTTGCCCATCAGGTCAATTTCCTGCTCCTGCCCTTCAGGCGAAATCAGGATCATCGTCATCTTGGAAGGGTCCTGCAACAGCACGTGCTGGTTCTCGTCTTTCACTGTCACGCTGATCAGCGGGCTCGGCGACACAATGTCCCCATCCAGAATATGGATGCCGTCGAACGCCACATCCATGATCGGGTGCAGCTTAGACTTCACGCTGAAGCCTACTTCGTACACGTTGTTAAAATACTCCTGCTCCGGTAGCAGGCGCGGGTTCACGTATAGGCTCAGGCTGTAGTCGCCTTCAAAATCCTGGGTCTGGAAACTATAGCTGAACTTCACCGTCTCATTCGCACCCACGGGCTTTATTTTAAAGCGCGTGGTAGTTGGCTGGTTGCCGTCCCCGGAGAGCGTGACCTCCACTGTTACCGAGTCTGAAAAAGCCGTGCTGGTTACGTTCTGAAAAGCCATTGGCACCGTTACACTTCCTGCGTTGGCCTGTTGCGTCAGCTCCTCCCGGCTGGCATTCACCAAATCAGGGCGAATCACGCCTTCGGGCACTCCTTTGTAGATCACGAACCACTCCTTCAGCTGTGGAGAGGTACGGGCTACCTCGTCCTCCATGTAGGCTTTCAGGCGTAGGTTCGGGAACTGTGTTGCGTCAATGCCGGACAGGTCGAACTGCTTGGTAGTGACATCTTCCTGCAGCACGGTTTCCTCGCCGGCTGCATTTATGCCAATCAGGCTCAGCGTATACTTATCGTCTCCTCCCTGGTAACGCTCAATGTTGTGGTGAAGCGAAGCCCATTCAAGCGCTGGCCCGATGACGGTAGAGGTAATCGTACCCGATGGGCGGTTAGACTCAAGCGTAACATCAAGGTTGATCTCCTGGCTGTTTGCCGGTGTGCCACCCACGCGGTCAGCTTCCTCTTTTGAGTAGCTGGTCTCCTGCGCCGTGCCGGCCGCCTGCCCCTTCTGCCCCACAATCGCGAAAGGGTCTCCCGTCTTCAGTTCATCGATAAGCGAGGAGCCTATACTTCTGAAAGCTGCTTTCACCTCTTCTGAAAAAGAAGAGAAAGGCACGTTGTTGATACTGATAGCCGCCACATAGTACCCCTCCGGCACCGCATTTAAGAAGTCTGCCGTCTTCTTCACATTGGCTGCTACAGACAGGTCGCCGGTGTCAAACTCCGCAATATAGGGACAGAAAGCAAAGTCACCAAGCGACGATATAGGCTCCAGGGTGCTGTTGTTAAACACAATAAAGAAGAATCTGCTTCTGGAGGAGCCGTTCGGGTTGCCGCAGAAATAGCTCATGTACTGGAAACCATCGACGAACAGGCCGTGCGGGTCTTCATCAAATCGCTTTGCTCCCCCAACTGTTTTGATATTGATAAACTTCCTGGTGGGTTTAAAGTCCCAAAGCAACTTGTTGTCCTTTAGCTCTTCGAAGCCGTTCAGCTTTACCTCCTGAAACTGAGCGTACTGGCTTTGAGACCAGCCATTCTTCACCTTGTCAATATACCTGAACGAGCTCTCCGCCCAAACCGTGTCTTCATCAGTGCTGTACTCGTCAAACCTGGCCCTCCAGTAAAAAACGGTGCTGTCTTTTGCTGAGGCCGGCAGGCCATAGTCCAGAACGGCCAGTATGCTGTTTCTTGATACCGCCTGCTTCGTTAGCAGCGGGCTGTTGAATTGTGACGTGGTGTCAACCTCAAAATAGTACCCTTTGTTAACGTCTTTTACCGTAGTCTGCGCCACTAGCTGTACGGTCCTTTCTCCAACAATAGCATAGTTGCCTGGCGACACAGCCCTTAACCCGCTGACAGGGAAATAGTATTGGAACGTTGCGGTGTTATTCGTTTCGTCCAGCTCGTCAATTTCACCTGATCCGTCCAGCATCACCTCAAACGCGTTCATCCCGAGCGCATTCAACCCGCTGTTGGGTAGCTTCAGCGAAAGGGTACGCTCTTTTATGATCGGCTCAACGGTAAACGGTTCCAGGCTGACCAGAGAATTATCAGGCAGTGTTCTTTTAACGCTAACCGTCAGCTCTTCCGGAATCGCTTTCCCCAGGTTATCTGCCGTAAAGTTTATCAGCACAGAGTCCGAAGAAGCAGTTGCCGGATTTCCTTCCAGGTCGGTGACGCTAAAGCTATTCCCCTTCACATAGTAGTCAGGCTTGATCGGGCTGTACAGGGCTAAGGCAGGATCTCCCTGAAGAGCCATCTCCAGCACCATGGCAATAATACCGTTGTTGCTGTAAGACATCTGCAACACGTCGCTTATCACTTTCTGCTGAATTCTCCCCAGCGATTTTCCATAGTACTCCTCGTTCTGGAAAGCAGTTTGATAGAAGTTGTAGCTATAGATGTGCAGATACTGCAGCAAGCCCGTGCCCACGTGGGCGATAAGCGCTACCGCCCCTTTGTCCTTCGTCTTCAGCCAGTCCTCCCCAAAGGAGACACTGTTCGGAACAAACATATTCCCGAGGTTACACCCGTTGATGAGCATCACCGGGTACTTGCCTTTGTTTTGATACCCATTGACAGCAGTGGAGACATAGCCAATATTTAAATCCGTTGTACTGGTTGAACTGTGGCCGAAGAACGTCAGGAGAGACACCCCACTGTTGATCTCTTTCGAGATGTTGAGAGTTTCCACAAACTCGCTTAAGTTCTTTCTGTACTTTTCTTCCACTGTAGCACCTAGTAGAGGGCCTTCAGCAATAGCCGCATAGCTCTCCAGGTAGTTCGCGATCTGGGTCATGTGCTCCACAGAGGCTCCCCCACCCAGCTGCATGATCTTTTTCCTCCACGGCAGGTTTTCTGCTAGCGCTTCGTACTCCTTTACTTTATCCAGGTAGTTTTTAGCCTCCAGAGGAGTGGTTACAGCCACTCTGCCTACCGCCACTGTTGGTATGTAGTTGCCATTTCTGAAGTCTATGGCGTAACTGAGGTCGGAGCCAGGGTAGCCAAAAACAGGCACGATATCCAGCGCACGTGACGCAGCGGACCGATAGCTGATGCGGTTAACCTCAATGCCTTTCCCCAGTATCAGCATGTGCTTTGCTGGCGCAGCGCTTCCCATAAAGCGAGTAAAGTGCTTCACGCCCATAGGAGAGAACTCGCCATAGTGAAACTGGTTCACCAGGTCATCCACGTACACGATCATAGGCGCATGCTTCCCGCCTGCCTCGGAGGCCCTGTATGCGGCATAAGCCTCAGGCACCGGCTGATTGCTGCCCTCCGGCACCTGCATCATGGCCTTACTGGTTAAAATGATGTAGTTCGCACTGTTTGCAAGGTAATTGCTGAACTTTACGGTGCTGGACTTTGCTGGCAGCAACGCCCTTTGCAAGTCCGCCAACAGCACTTTATGGGTGGCTTGGTTCTCTGCACGCACCACAAATCCTTTTCCATTGTTTACAGCCTGGCCCGGTATTCTGGTAACGTCCCCGGAGGCAGTCACATCGTAGGCGACGGCACTTGCCGGTGCATTTGCGAAATAGAAATAGGGGCTGGCAGAGCTCGTCGAATCTGTGTAAAAGACAAGGCGACCGCTCTGGGGCAAAACAGACTTCTGCGGATAGGTGGCCTCCACGTAGGCCAGGCTGACCGCATTACTACCTGACTGTGGCGCCAGCTGCACCGTTAGCTGGGCCCTAGTATCAATATCGGTCAGCTTAAAATTACTTTTGCCTTTTATAAAACTGTAGCTGCCCATGGCATGGCTGGCAAGTTGCCGCACGGCTTTCGAGGGCTCCACCACATTGACGTTAAAATTATGTGAGGCGCTTCCGACACCAACGACGGCGTAACTGAGGTAAGGAACAGGCCCCGCCGGCTCTACATTCGAAAAGGCCGGCAGCGCAAAGTTTACAGCCTTTGCAGACCAGGATGAGAAGAAACCTTCGGCGGCATCCATCCACGGCAGATGACTTTCTGTGTGCACCTTGCCCTCACTGTACTTGTCTGTTTTCACCAACAGGGCTTTTTGCAGCAGGTAACCCTGCGGGGTACGGCCATCCACAGCGGGGTTCTCCACACGCATGCGCTTGTTGGCTCCGGCAGGGTTTACCGTCAGAAAGTAGGCGGCCGTGTCGGTATACATGCTATAGAGCTGGTGCACCTGGTGCTCAGGGTTCTTGTAGAGCCCCTGGTCCAGCACGCCATCGTTGCGCTCGCCATAAAACTCCAGGTAGTCCTGCTGATCCAGCCTTCCGTCTTCCTCACCGGCTACGTAAACAGCCACCTCTTTGCCCCGACGGAACAGCTGCAGGTGCTGCGGGTTCACGTTCTCCAGCCCCAGGCCGCTCAGGTAGGCGTAGTCCAGCTTATACAAGCCGTTTTCCACCACCTGCAGCTTGTAGTAGGTTTTAGAATAATCAATCCACTCGTTGCCATACACTTCCTGCGCCTGGGCGGCGCCTGGTGCAAGGCCTGCCACCAGAAGCAGAAGTACAGTTAGGAAGCGTTTCATGTCAGAAAATTTATACATGGGGTGTTTGGCTACAACTTTAAACGTTAATCAAATGCATATCCAAGGGACACAATAACCGAGGAGGTGTTCGTGCTGCCGACAGCGTTGCTCTCGCTGTTGCTGATGCGCGACAAGGCCAGGTCCAGGCTCAGCCCATCGGTTTTAACACCGATGCCGAAGTTCGGCTGGATGCGCTTGGTGGTTCCCCCGTCAAAGTTGGTCGTTTCCTGGTAGTTGTTGAGGCCACCGCGCACGAAAACCGAGTTGGCATAAGCCAGCTCCAGCCCCACATGCGGGTCCACCGACACCACGTCGGATTTGAGCAGCACGTTACGCTTGCCGTCAAAGGTGAAGTCGATGTCTGTGGCCAGCACGGCCGACAGTTTATCGGTGAACTGAAAGGACCTGCCCACGCCAAGTATAAGCCTTGGCAGTGTCAGTTCGGTGGTGTTCTCCGGCAGGTCGTTGCCGGTTTGGAGATAGGCCTCCTCCAGCTCCTCAATGTTGTGGGTCCAGGCGGTGAAAGTGGTGGTAATATCTTTGGCCATCAGCCCGAACTGCCAGTTGCCCCGCTGTAGCTGGGCCCCCACATCGATGCCGAAGCCATAGGCATCGGCAAAGTCGCCCACGTTGCGGTAGATGACTTTGGCATTGGCCCCCAGTTGGAGCCCCTCGATCAGGTTGCTCTTGCGGGCGTAGGAAAGCAGCAGGGCATAGTCGGCAACGGAGAAGAAGCGAATACTGTCGTACTGGATGTAGCCGTACTCATTCTGCAGACGGCGGGTGTCGGCAATATCATCCACACCCACCCGGATCAAAGAAACGGCCAGGGCGCTGCTCGAGTCGAGCGGCATGGCGAAGCTGGCGTAGTCGTTTTTGGCAATACCCGCAAACAGCTCCGAGTGCATCAGGCTCACGTTATACTTGTGCGGCAGGCGCAGCAGCCCGGCGGGGTTCCAGTAGCCGGCGGTGGCGTCGGTGGCCAGGGCCGACTGCACATTGCCCATCCCCAGCGCGCGGCCCCCTACCCCGATGTTCAGGAACTCATTGCTATACTTTGGCGTGGACACCTGAGCCTTTGCCCCCGACCACGAAAGCAGTAACAGCGCCGCCAGCAGGCAACGAAGTAAAAAATTGTTCATCCTTGATAGTATCGTTATATCACCCGCAAAAAAAAATTTTTATTGCACTTCCACAAAGGCCGCCTCCTGCGGCACTTCCCACTTTTGTGCCCCCTAAACATACTACAGGCACTTTTAGTTGACTCCCGTGCTAATTTATTTTAATCCAAAATTACTCATTTATAATAATAAAACGGCATCCGGTTAACCATTATAAAAAAAGGGCGTAAAGAAAAGCAAACAGTACCTTGCGTTACATAGTACCTTATTATATCTTTGCCTCAACATTATAACGGGATCATCATGAAAGTAGAAAACACACAAGTGCAGATGAGGAAGGGAATTCTTGAGTTCTGCATCCTGGAGATTATCTCTCGTGGTGAAGTTTATGCGTCCGATATGCTGGAGGAGCTTACAGCGGCCAAGATGATCGTTGTGGAGGGTACCCTCTACCCCCTGCTCACCCGCCTCAAAAACGCAGCGCTTCTAGAGTATAACTGGGTAGAGTCCACCTCTGGCCCGCCACGAAAGTACTATAAGCTCACCGAAACAGGCCGCGAGTTTCTGGAACAGCTCCGCAACACCTGGTCCGAACTAGTTGACTCCACAGAATACATTATCCGAAACAAGAAAGCCCAGTAATTATGAAAAAGAACATAAGTATAAACTTGCAAGGCATCATCTTCCAGATCGAGGAAGATGGGTATGAGCAGCTTAGCCGCTACCTCGCCTCCATCAGAACGTACTTTTCTAACTATGAGGGCCACGAGGAAATTGTAGCCGACATTGAGGCTCGGATCGCTGAGATCTTCTCTGACAGGGTATCGCCGGCTAAGCAGGTGATCACGCAGGAGGATGTGCAGTACCTGATCGTGCGCATGGGCAACGTGACGGACTTTGAGGTGGAGGAGCCGCTGGAGGCCGAGGCCTACACAAGCGCCGGAGCCGCCACAGGCGCAGCAGGCGAAGGGGCCGGCGCCGGCGAAGCCTACGCCGAGGCAGGCCCTAAGAAGCTGTACCGCGACGTGAACCAGAAAGTGATCGCCGGCGTGTCTTCCGGCCTGGCCAACTACCTGCGCGTAGACCCGCTCTGGATCAGGCTGTTCTTTGTACTGCTGGTGCTGCTGGGCGTGGTATCGGCCGGTGTATCGGCCGCCACAGGCATTATACTCTACATCGTGCTCTGGATCGCCATGCCGGAAAACGATCACCTGCCCGAAACAAAGGTGCGCAAGCTGTTCCGCGACCCGGAGGACAAGAAACTGGCCGGTGTGGCTAGCGGCATCGCCAAGTACTTCGGGGTGGATGTGGCCGTTGTGCGGCTGCTCTTCCTTATCTCGATCTTCCTGGGCGGCTTCGGCATATTCACGTACATCGTGCTGTGGATCGCCATGCCCGAGGCCGTTACGCTTACCGAGCGCATGCAGATGCAGGGCGACCCGGTGACGCTGGCCGGCATTGAGCGCACCCTGAAAGACAACCTGAACATGCGCGACAGCAACGGCGAGGAAAGCCAGCTGGCGAAGATCATCCTGCTGCCCATCCGCCTGGTTGCCCAGGTAGTCAGCTGGCTCGGCAGAGCGCTTGGCCCGGTCCTGGCCTTTCTGGTAACCCTTGTGCGCATCGCAGCGGGCGTTATCCTGCTGATCGTGTCGATTGGCCTTACCGTTGCCCTCTTCTCCACGCTTTTTGTTTCCCTTGGCCTTGTAGATCAGTCAGAGTATATGGTTTTAGGTGATTTTCCGGCCTCCGTGCTTCTCGGGGGCTTTCCCAGGCTCGGACTGGTGGCTGGTTTCTTTGTAGGGCTGATCCCCATCTTGCTGCTGATGGTGCTGGGGGTAAGCCTGCTCATCAAGAGAACCTTCATGAGGCCAATCGTAGGCTGGTCGATGTTTGGTGTGTGGCTGGTGGCGCTGTTCACCATGATTGCGACTATCGCCCTTTACAGCAGCAACTTCCGCCGCAGCGGCGAGGTAATCACCTCCAAATCGTTCCCGGTGGGCAACATCACTACCCTGACCCTGGATGCCTATGATACGGGCCTGAACTACGACAACATCTACATTGATGTGCAGGAAAGCAACAGCCAGGACGTAGAAGTGCTGCAGCGCGCCGAGGCCAAAGGACGAACGGAGGAAGAGGCCAAGCAGAACGCGCGGATGATCACCTACCGCACCGTGCTGAACGACTCCACCCTGCGCTTCGACGACAGCTATGAGTTTAAAGAGAACGCCTCCTTCCGCGACCAGGAGCTGAGCCTGGTGCTGAAACTGCCAAAGAACAAGCCGCTGCGCCTGACCCGCGAGTTTTCCTACTTGCTGCCAAGCGCCGCCCTGGAAGGGGATTACAGCCGCGATAAAATCGTGCGCAACACCTGGCAGGTGAGCGGCGACCGCTTGGTGTGCCTTACCTGCGCCTCCGATACGCTGGATGTGGACACAGACGAGGACTTTGACAGCGCCCGCGGCGGTTTTGACGCAGACATCGACATAGATGAAGAAATGGGTTCGGTTGAGATGCGCGGCAGTGTGTTGCTGAATGACAGTGAGTACAGCTCCAACGCGCGCACCTTCGACTTCCGCAACTTCAGCCGTGTGACCGTTAGCGGCCCTTACCACCTACAGCTGCGCCAGGGCAACACCCACAGCGTGGTTATCCGTGCCGCCGAAGATGAGATGCGCCGCATAGAAGTGGACCAGAACGGGGAAGAACTGGAGATCAAGACACAGGAAAAGTACTTTAGCCTGTTTGATGAGCGCGAGCCGGTGCTCATCCAGATCACGACGCCGAACATCAGCAACATTGAGCTGAACGGGGCCATCAAAGCTGACATGGGCACCATCAACTCAGACAAGCTGCGCATGAGCTTTTCCGGCGCCACCCAAACCATGGCAAACCTGGATGTGCGCGACCTGCGTGTGGACGCCTCCGGGGCCACCATCAGTAAGTTTGTGGGCAAAGCCGACCGCTTCGAACTGGACGCCACCGGCGCCTGCGGCATAGACGCTGATAAACTGCAGGCAAAGTATGTAGATGTGGACGTGACGGGCGCAGGCGTGGCCGAGGTTTTTGCCACCAACACGCTGCGCGCCGATGCCTCCGGCACGAGCCGCATCGTTTACCGCGGCAACCCCGAAGACACCATCATCGACAGCTCCGGCCCAAGTACGGTAAAGCGCCGCTAAGCCCGGAACAAAGTATAGGCTGGCTGAGTCTTTGGCTCGGTCAGCCTCCTCTACCCCCATCCGCCTTTAGTACAAAATAAAACTACACTGCCTCACCTCCCCCCTCTCTATGAAAAAAACTATACTCCTGCTGCTTCCGCTGTTTTTCCTGCTGGCGTGTGCCCCGCAAAGTATAAACAGCCACAGCGCTCCTCTAGCGGCACAAGCCGACAGCCCGGACAAAACCCAGCTACTGCTGCTGGGCACCCTGCACTTCAACCAGTTCCATGACGCGGGCAGTGCGCACGGCAATTTTCTGAGCCCGGAGAGGCAGCAGGAAATCGGGGATGTGGTTGCACTGCTAAAGGTGTACAAGCCCGACATGATCCTGATTGAACGGACGCCGGGCGAGCAGACAAAGTATGACAGCCTCTTTCAGCAGTTCAAACAAGGCAGGTTAAACCTCGAGGAGCTGGAGGGCGGCACTGGCGAAGTATACCAGTTCGGCTTTAAGCTTGCCAAAGAGCTCGGCCACGAAAGGGTGTACTGTGTGGACTACTACGAGAGCACCTCCCAAAGCCTCATGAGCTCCGGCACGAACATAGCGGTTTTTGAGAACGGGCTGCATAACTTCCAGCAAACCGCCAGAGGCGTTACGGCAGCTTTCATGGAAGGGGATATGACGTTCAGGGAATTCCTCAGCTTCCTGAACACACCCGAAACCATCACACTCTCGCACCGCCAGTTCTTCAACCTGCCCGCCTATGTACAAAACGGCTCTTTCAGAAGCTATGAGGGGCTCAACAGAAGCGAGATCGACACCACCCAGATCGGGGCGGAGTTCATTTCGCTGTTTTACGAGCGCAACTTAAAGATCTACTCCAACCTGCTGAACGCGCAGCTAAAGCACAAAGGCAAAAGGCTGCTGCTTATCATGGGCCAGACGCACATTGGCGTGCTGCAGGACATCGCTGAAAACAACCCCGACTATGCCATCGTGAACGCAAACCAGTATCTGGGCAGCAACATCCCCTAAAATGCCCTGCCTCGACCACGCGCAGCGAACGGCTATACTTGCTTTATAGGAGCACCGGCAGCCAAGCTGGCAGTGTTAAAGCTGCAGTTCT includes:
- a CDS encoding C25 family cysteine peptidase produces the protein MKRFLTVLLLLVAGLAPGAAQAQEVYGNEWIDYSKTYYKLQVVENGLYKLDYAYLSGLGLENVNPQHLQLFRRGKEVAVYVAGEEDGRLDQQDYLEFYGERNDGVLDQGLYKNPEHQVHQLYSMYTDTAAYFLTVNPAGANKRMRVENPAVDGRTPQGYLLQKALLVKTDKYSEGKVHTESHLPWMDAAEGFFSSWSAKAVNFALPAFSNVEPAGPVPYLSYAVVGVGSASHNFNVNVVEPSKAVRQLASHAMGSYSFIKGKSNFKLTDIDTRAQLTVQLAPQSGSNAVSLAYVEATYPQKSVLPQSGRLVFYTDSTSSASPYFYFANAPASAVAYDVTASGDVTRIPGQAVNNGKGFVVRAENQATHKVLLADLQRALLPAKSSTVKFSNYLANSANYIILTSKAMMQVPEGSNQPVPEAYAAYRASEAGGKHAPMIVYVDDLVNQFHYGEFSPMGVKHFTRFMGSAAPAKHMLILGKGIEVNRISYRSAASRALDIVPVFGYPGSDLSYAIDFRNGNYIPTVAVGRVAVTTPLEAKNYLDKVKEYEALAENLPWRKKIMQLGGGASVEHMTQIANYLESYAAIAEGPLLGATVEEKYRKNLSEFVETLNISKEINSGVSLLTFFGHSSTSTTDLNIGYVSTAVNGYQNKGKYPVMLINGCNLGNMFVPNSVSFGEDWLKTKDKGAVALIAHVGTGLLQYLHIYSYNFYQTAFQNEEYYGKSLGRIQQKVISDVLQMSYSNNGIIAMVLEMALQGDPALALYSPIKPDYYVKGNSFSVTDLEGNPATASSDSVLINFTADNLGKAIPEELTVSVKRTLPDNSLVSLEPFTVEPIIKERTLSLKLPNSGLNALGMNAFEVMLDGSGEIDELDETNNTATFQYYFPVSGLRAVSPGNYAIVGERTVQLVAQTTVKDVNKGYYFEVDTTSQFNSPLLTKQAVSRNSILAVLDYGLPASAKDSTVFYWRARFDEYSTDEDTVWAESSFRYIDKVKNGWSQSQYAQFQEVKLNGFEELKDNKLLWDFKPTRKFINIKTVGGAKRFDEDPHGLFVDGFQYMSYFCGNPNGSSRSRFFFIVFNNSTLEPISSLGDFAFCPYIAEFDTGDLSVAANVKKTADFLNAVPEGYYVAAISINNVPFSSFSEEVKAAFRSIGSSLIDELKTGDPFAIVGQKGQAAGTAQETSYSKEEADRVGGTPANSQEINLDVTLESNRPSGTITSTVIGPALEWASLHHNIERYQGGDDKYTLSLIGINAAGEETVLQEDVTTKQFDLSGIDATQFPNLRLKAYMEDEVARTSPQLKEWFVIYKGVPEGVIRPDLVNASREELTQQANAGSVTVPMAFQNVTSTAFSDSVTVEVTLSGDGNQPTTTRFKIKPVGANETVKFSYSFQTQDFEGDYSLSLYVNPRLLPEQEYFNNVYEVGFSVKSKLHPIMDVAFDGIHILDGDIVSPSPLISVTVKDENQHVLLQDPSKMTMILISPEGQEQEIDLMGNPEVTYAPATEAADFKLEYKPAKLMDGIYKMEVRARDAAGKESGVSPYRIGFEVISEASVSNFYPFPNPFSTKTNFIFTITGSTIPEHMKIQILTITGKVVKEIMKEELGPLRIGNNKTEYAWDGTDTYGDKLANGVYLYRVIMSKGEEQMKHRNTFGDGAFKNGYGKLYILR
- a CDS encoding PorV/PorQ family protein — translated: MNNFLLRCLLAALLLLSWSGAKAQVSTPKYSNEFLNIGVGGRALGMGNVQSALATDATAGYWNPAGLLRLPHKYNVSLMHSELFAGIAKNDYASFAMPLDSSSALAVSLIRVGVDDIADTRRLQNEYGYIQYDSIRFFSVADYALLLSYARKSNLIEGLQLGANAKVIYRNVGDFADAYGFGIDVGAQLQRGNWQFGLMAKDITTTFTAWTHNIEELEEAYLQTGNDLPENTTELTLPRLILGVGRSFQFTDKLSAVLATDIDFTFDGKRNVLLKSDVVSVDPHVGLELAYANSVFVRGGLNNYQETTNFDGGTTKRIQPNFGIGVKTDGLSLDLALSRISNSESNAVGSTNTSSVIVSLGYAFD
- a CDS encoding PadR family transcriptional regulator, whose amino-acid sequence is MKVENTQVQMRKGILEFCILEIISRGEVYASDMLEELTAAKMIVVEGTLYPLLTRLKNAALLEYNWVESTSGPPRKYYKLTETGREFLEQLRNTWSELVDSTEYIIRNKKAQ